The Desmonostoc muscorum LEGE 12446 genome includes a region encoding these proteins:
- a CDS encoding nucleoside deaminase, with product MNSEYFMRLALAEAKKGDAPYGAVIVKDNEVVAVAHNTVKTDNDPSAHAEINVIRRLTAKLKNPSLEGYSIYTTGEPCPMCASACVWSGLSEIVYGASIEDLISVNQSQINISCEQVIAQSLRKIKVSKGVLKNECLELFK from the coding sequence ATGAACTCAGAATATTTTATGCGTTTAGCATTGGCAGAAGCCAAAAAAGGCGATGCGCCTTACGGTGCAGTAATTGTTAAAGATAACGAAGTCGTTGCCGTAGCTCATAATACTGTCAAAACAGACAACGATCCATCAGCCCATGCGGAAATCAACGTCATTCGTCGTTTAACAGCTAAACTTAAAAACCCCTCTTTAGAAGGTTATAGCATATATACAACTGGCGAACCTTGTCCGATGTGTGCATCTGCTTGTGTTTGGAGTGGTTTATCAGAAATTGTATATGGTGCTTCAATTGAAGATTTGATTTCGGTTAATCAATCACAAATTAATATATCTTGTGAACAAGTGATTGCTCAGTCACTTAGAAAAATTAAAGTCAGCAAAGGCGTTTTAAAAAACGAATGTTTGGAATTATTTAAATAA
- a CDS encoding Uma2 family endonuclease, with protein sequence MATQLSQAKSATELVISWEALPKDFQLEDEPVENTGQPLLAGALRESLEISGFIQPQMLIASNFGLCATINGQFIAKAPDWVYVPSVNEVVGNRKSYTPNLEGDIPAIAIEFLSDTEGGEYSVKRSYPPGKWFFYEQILQIPIYVIFEPDGGLLEYYQLENQRYELKQPDENGRHWVDVMGLFLGTWQGTKEARTGYWLRWWDRAGNLLPWAVEQIEQERQRAEQERQRAEQERQRAEQERQQKEQLIAYLQSQGIDPNNLPKFE encoded by the coding sequence ATGGCAACCCAACTCAGCCAAGCGAAATCTGCAACTGAACTGGTAATCTCTTGGGAAGCCTTGCCCAAAGATTTTCAACTAGAGGATGAACCAGTGGAGAATACCGGTCAGCCGCTTTTGGCTGGTGCTTTGCGTGAAAGCCTAGAAATCAGTGGATTCATTCAACCCCAGATGTTGATAGCTTCAAACTTTGGTCTTTGTGCGACAATCAACGGGCAATTTATTGCTAAAGCACCAGATTGGGTTTATGTGCCATCGGTGAATGAAGTTGTAGGTAATCGTAAAAGTTATACACCGAATTTAGAAGGAGATATTCCGGCGATCGCCATCGAATTTCTATCCGATACTGAGGGTGGAGAATATTCGGTTAAGCGAAGTTATCCTCCAGGAAAATGGTTTTTCTACGAGCAAATTTTACAGATTCCCATCTACGTAATTTTTGAGCCAGATGGTGGTTTATTAGAATATTATCAACTGGAAAATCAACGTTATGAGTTAAAGCAACCCGACGAAAATGGTCGTCACTGGGTTGATGTAATGGGCTTATTTTTAGGAACTTGGCAAGGCACAAAAGAAGCGCGAACTGGTTATTGGTTGCGCTGGTGGGATCGAGCTGGTAATTTGTTACCGTGGGCTGTAGAACAGATTGAACAAGAACGCCAACGCGCTGAACAAGAACGCCAACGCGCTGAACAAGAACGCCAACGCGCCGAACAAGAACGCCAGCAAAAAGAACAGCTGATTGCTTATTTGCAATCTCAGGGTATAGACCCGAATAATTTGCCCAAATTCGAGTAG
- a CDS encoding general stress protein, whose product MILSQNQRVIGVFTHRRDVEQALHELKDSGLAMEKVSVVVQNADSNHEIANGDKADEGATVGGLSGGAVGGLTGLLVGLGTLAIPGVGPIMLAGAAATALVTTLVGASIGAATGTFAGALVGWGMSEEQARAYNERVEHGQYLIIVDCTSLEIAKVEAILQRWGIEEFGIYEHFNTEYETTNYLNTTTSVSAIPNKSGILTKYAINYFDRIDHAEAAINDMLVVGFPVSQISLISKDFPQLIGSTGVILSDRFDAVRLGIPDEWARFYNEQIEQGNYILIVSGTDNELDPASLILGKYGVQECQIYDPMLIRS is encoded by the coding sequence ATGATTTTAAGTCAAAATCAACGCGTTATAGGTGTATTTACTCATCGTCGAGATGTAGAACAGGCACTACATGAATTGAAAGATTCTGGTTTGGCGATGGAGAAAGTATCTGTAGTTGTACAGAATGCAGACTCCAATCATGAGATTGCTAATGGTGATAAAGCTGACGAAGGTGCAACAGTAGGAGGACTTTCAGGGGGTGCTGTTGGTGGTTTGACTGGTTTATTGGTAGGTCTTGGGACTTTAGCAATCCCTGGAGTCGGGCCAATAATGCTGGCTGGGGCAGCGGCAACTGCTTTGGTTACAACCCTTGTAGGAGCAAGTATTGGTGCTGCTACTGGGACTTTTGCTGGTGCATTAGTTGGTTGGGGAATGTCGGAAGAGCAAGCTAGAGCATATAACGAGCGAGTAGAGCATGGACAATATTTAATAATTGTCGATTGTACATCTTTAGAAATTGCTAAAGTAGAAGCAATTTTACAGCGTTGGGGTATTGAAGAGTTCGGCATTTACGAGCATTTCAATACTGAGTATGAAACTACAAATTATTTGAACACAACGACTTCTGTTAGCGCCATTCCTAATAAAAGTGGAATTCTGACCAAGTATGCGATTAATTACTTCGATCGCATAGATCATGCTGAAGCGGCAATTAACGATATGCTTGTTGTAGGTTTTCCGGTAAGCCAGATTTCCTTAATTTCCAAAGACTTTCCTCAATTGATTGGCTCAACAGGTGTTATTTTAAGCGATCGCTTTGACGCTGTAAGGCTAGGAATACCAGATGAGTGGGCACGTTTTTACAACGAGCAAATTGAGCAAGGTAATTACATACTTATCGTTAGTGGCACAGATAATGAACTTGACCCCGCTAGCTTGATTTTGGGCAAGTATGGCGTTCAAGAGTGCCAAATTTATGACCCGATGTTGATTCGTTCTTAA
- a CDS encoding valine--pyruvate transaminase, with amino-acid sequence MNPALTQIGTQMSNLTGVRAIMKDIIETLRSGAGQQFINLSAGNPLILPEVEQLWRDCTAQLLASPEYGEVVCRYGSSQGYAPLIEAIANDFNKRYGLKLGDRNIFITPGSQTLYFYAANIFGGYTTSGQLKQIVLPLSPDYTGYGGICLEPKALVAYKPTLDIDAAGHRFKYRPDFSQVTITENTGCVIFSRPCNPTGNVLTDEEVKKIAALASPYNLPVLIDSAYAPPFPSLNFTEMTPVFGDNILHCMSLSKAGLPGERIGIAIGDEKWIEVLECFQANASLHSSRYGQAIAALAINSGALVEISETVIRPFYQNKFTVLETSLEQAMPKNLPWFLHRGEGAIFAWLWLENLPITDWEFYQELKQVGVIIVPGSTFFPGLNEEWAHKHQCFRISLTGSDEEIVTAMQRLAKVAQEAYQRTAVSA; translated from the coding sequence ATGAACCCTGCCCTAACACAAATTGGGACTCAAATGTCCAACCTGACTGGCGTCAGAGCGATCATGAAGGATATTATCGAAACGTTACGATCTGGTGCAGGGCAGCAGTTTATTAATTTGAGTGCTGGTAACCCGCTGATTTTACCGGAGGTAGAACAGTTATGGCGGGATTGCACTGCACAGCTTTTAGCTAGTCCAGAATATGGTGAGGTAGTTTGTCGCTACGGGTCAAGCCAGGGCTATGCACCATTAATTGAAGCGATCGCCAATGACTTTAATAAACGCTACGGGTTAAAATTGGGCGATCGCAATATCTTTATCACCCCCGGTAGTCAAACCCTGTATTTCTACGCCGCTAATATATTTGGTGGCTACACCACCAGCGGCCAGTTAAAACAAATCGTTTTGCCTCTAAGTCCTGATTACACCGGTTACGGCGGCATCTGCTTGGAACCAAAAGCCTTAGTCGCCTACAAACCAACTCTCGATATCGATGCAGCCGGCCACCGATTTAAATATCGCCCAGACTTCAGCCAAGTGACGATTACCGAAAACACTGGTTGTGTCATCTTTTCTCGTCCCTGTAACCCCACTGGAAACGTCCTCACTGACGAGGAAGTGAAAAAGATTGCTGCCCTAGCCTCGCCCTACAATCTACCCGTCCTAATTGACTCGGCTTATGCGCCTCCCTTCCCGTCATTGAACTTTACCGAAATGACCCCAGTGTTTGGCGATAATATTCTCCACTGCATGAGTTTATCCAAAGCAGGATTACCAGGAGAAAGGATTGGTATTGCGATCGGGGATGAAAAGTGGATTGAGGTGCTAGAGTGTTTCCAAGCAAACGCGAGTCTTCATTCTTCGCGTTATGGTCAAGCGATCGCTGCCCTAGCAATTAATTCTGGTGCCTTAGTAGAAATTTCTGAGACTGTTATTCGTCCCTTCTACCAAAATAAGTTTACGGTTTTAGAAACCAGCTTAGAACAAGCAATGCCCAAGAATTTACCTTGGTTTCTCCATCGCGGTGAAGGAGCGATTTTTGCTTGGTTGTGGTTAGAAAATTTACCCATCACTGACTGGGAATTTTACCAAGAACTTAAGCAAGTAGGTGTAATTATTGTACCTGGAAGTACCTTCTTCCCCGGTTTAAATGAAGAGTGGGCGCACAAGCACCAATGCTTCCGTATCAGCCTCACCGGCAGCGATGAAGAAATTGTCACTGCTATGCAACGTTTAGCCAAAGTAGCCCAAGAAGCCTATCAACGTACCGCTGTCAGTGCGTGA
- a CDS encoding type II toxin-antitoxin system RelE/ParE family toxin encodes MKFIIIHTEARKELDAAIAYYEAQKVGLGLDLLSQVEKVILKIQQNPNLGTPHKIEGIRRYAIQRFPYLIFYTELEEVIWVIAIAHSKRKPNYWKQKNIEI; translated from the coding sequence GTGAAGTTTATTATTATCCACACCGAAGCTAGAAAGGAGCTTGATGCTGCAATAGCTTACTATGAAGCTCAAAAAGTAGGTTTGGGGCTAGATTTACTGTCTCAAGTGGAAAAAGTTATTCTGAAAATTCAGCAAAACCCCAATTTAGGAACCCCACACAAGATTGAAGGAATACGTCGTTATGCTATTCAACGTTTTCCCTATCTGATTTTTTATACTGAGCTTGAAGAAGTTATTTGGGTTATTGCGATCGCCCATAGTAAACGCAAACCTAATTACTGGAAACAAAAAAATATTGAAATTTAA
- a CDS encoding addiction module protein produces the protein MSETAQKLKLELSQLSAKERAEIAYFLIHSLDEGIDDNLEAAWDTELTQRLEDINCKTTIGEPSSQVFSELREKYS, from the coding sequence ATGAGTGAAACTGCCCAAAAACTTAAACTCGAACTTTCTCAGCTTTCTGCAAAAGAACGTGCTGAAATTGCCTACTTTTTAATTCATTCTCTAGATGAAGGTATAGATGATAATCTAGAAGCTGCTTGGGATACGGAATTAACCCAACGGTTGGAGGATATTAATTGCAAAACAACTATTGGGGAACCATCATCTCAAGTTTTTTCTGAGTTACGAGAAAAGTATTCGTGA
- a CDS encoding DUF1565 domain-containing protein has product MAQSFYVNPVTGSDTNAGSQQAPFKSITQALKVATVDTKIQLANGNYNAASGEVFPLTIPSGVTVVGNETNKGNGILIEGSGNYLSRTFAGQNVTFVLLDKAELRGVTVTNLASRGSGVWIESTAPTVANSTFTQCKREGVFATGDANPVILGNVFSENAANGIAIAKNSQGQIQGNTFFKTGFGIAISDTASPILRDNKISENRSGIVVSGSSRPVLRNNLSENNTDDGLTIIASALPDIGSTNNPGGNTLRNNGKFDLQNASSNKLVSVGNTIDATKVTGKVEFADTSVPTPTPTPTPTPTPTPTPTPTPTPTPTPTPTPTPTPTPTPTPTPTPTPTPTPTPTPTPTPTPTPTPTPTPTPTPTPTPTIELTDITNHWAGAFIRELVKLGIINGFPDRTFKPDATMTRAQYAALIVKAFNPSPNRAVTKFKDVPADFWASKVIQQAYQGLFLSGFPDNTFGPNKNIQRVQVIVSLVNGLGLSGDTTATTKTFDDQAKIPDYAKDEVIKAIKKEIIVNYPNLKQLNPTRDATRAEVAVMVYQALVDASRVAAIDSSYIVSA; this is encoded by the coding sequence ATGGCTCAAAGTTTTTATGTAAATCCAGTAACAGGCAGCGATACCAATGCTGGTAGTCAACAAGCGCCGTTCAAAAGTATTACGCAAGCTCTGAAGGTAGCTACAGTTGATACTAAGATTCAACTGGCAAATGGTAATTACAATGCTGCTAGCGGTGAAGTGTTTCCGCTAACGATTCCATCTGGGGTGACGGTGGTGGGTAATGAAACCAACAAAGGTAATGGCATTTTGATTGAAGGAAGTGGTAATTACTTAAGCCGTACTTTTGCTGGTCAAAATGTGACTTTTGTGCTGTTGGATAAAGCCGAACTTCGGGGAGTGACTGTAACAAATCTGGCTAGCCGTGGTAGTGGTGTCTGGATTGAATCAACTGCGCCTACTGTTGCAAACAGCACCTTCACTCAATGCAAGCGGGAAGGAGTATTTGCTACAGGCGATGCTAACCCAGTTATTCTAGGTAATGTGTTCAGTGAGAATGCAGCCAATGGAATTGCGATCGCTAAAAATTCCCAAGGTCAAATTCAAGGTAATACTTTCTTCAAAACAGGTTTTGGTATTGCCATTAGTGATACCGCATCACCCATACTTCGAGATAACAAAATTTCTGAAAATCGTTCTGGGATAGTCGTTTCTGGTAGTTCCCGTCCCGTATTACGTAATAATCTCAGTGAAAATAATACTGATGATGGTCTAACTATAATTGCAAGCGCCCTACCGGATATCGGCAGTACCAATAATCCAGGGGGCAATACTCTACGCAATAACGGTAAATTTGATTTGCAAAATGCCAGTTCCAACAAGCTGGTTTCTGTGGGAAATACAATAGATGCGACTAAAGTCACGGGAAAAGTAGAGTTTGCAGATACCTCGGTTCCAACTCCAACACCCACTCCAACTCCAACACCCACTCCAACTCCAACACCCACGCCAACTCCAACACCCACACCCACTCCAACACCCACTCCAACTCCAACACCCACGCCAACTCCAACACCCACACCCACTCCAACACCCACTCCAACTCCAACACCCACGCCAACTCCAACACCCACACCCACTCCAACACCCACGCCAACACCCACGCCAACTCCAACTCCCACGCCGACTATCGAATTAACCGATATTACTAATCATTGGGCAGGGGCATTTATTCGGGAATTAGTCAAATTGGGGATAATTAATGGTTTCCCCGATCGCACATTTAAACCTGATGCTACGATGACACGGGCGCAATATGCAGCATTAATAGTAAAAGCTTTCAACCCATCGCCAAACCGCGCGGTTACCAAATTTAAAGATGTACCAGCAGACTTTTGGGCATCTAAGGTAATTCAACAAGCATATCAAGGTTTATTTCTCTCTGGTTTTCCCGATAATACCTTCGGCCCCAACAAAAATATCCAGCGGGTGCAAGTGATTGTCTCTCTAGTGAATGGATTGGGATTATCTGGTGATACCACAGCAACCACTAAAACTTTTGATGACCAAGCAAAGATTCCTGATTATGCTAAGGATGAAGTCATCAAGGCTATTAAAAAAGAGATTATCGTTAATTACCCTAATCTCAAACAACTCAATCCTACCCGCGATGCTACACGCGCTGAGGTAGCTGTGATGGTATATCAAGCTTTGGTAGATGCTAGTCGTGTAGCAGCGATCGACTCATCTTATATTGTGAGCGCGTAA
- a CDS encoding S-(hydroxymethyl)glutathione dehydrogenase/class III alcohol dehydrogenase: protein MQVKAAVAYSAGKPLTIETVELSGPQAGEVLVEIKATGVCHTDAYTLSGIDPEGLFPAILGHEGAGVVVEVGAGVTSLKPGDHVIPLYIAECRQCEYCLSFKTNLCQAIRLTQGRGVMPDGTSRFSIDGQMIHHYMGTSTFANYTVLPEIALAKIREDAPFEKVCYIGCGVTTGIGAVINTAKVEPGANVVVFGLGGIGLNVIQGARMVGANMIIGVDINPSKRALAEKFGMTHFVNPQEVEGDLVPYLVDLTKGGADYSFECIGNVKVMRQALECCHKGWGVSVIIGVAGAGEEISTRPFQLVTGRVWKGTAFGGAKGRTDVPKIVDWYMEGKINIDDLITHIMPVEQINHAFDLMHKGESVRSVVTF, encoded by the coding sequence TTGCAAGTTAAAGCAGCAGTAGCTTACAGCGCAGGTAAGCCGTTGACTATTGAAACGGTTGAACTATCTGGGCCACAAGCTGGAGAAGTGTTAGTCGAAATTAAAGCCACTGGGGTTTGTCATACCGACGCCTATACCCTTTCTGGTATTGATCCCGAAGGTTTATTTCCGGCAATTTTGGGACATGAAGGTGCTGGTGTGGTGGTTGAGGTAGGGGCTGGTGTCACTAGTCTTAAACCAGGGGATCATGTGATTCCTCTATACATTGCTGAATGTCGTCAGTGCGAATATTGTCTCAGCTTTAAAACTAATCTTTGTCAAGCCATTCGCCTAACCCAAGGACGCGGTGTTATGCCCGATGGCACTAGTCGCTTTAGTATCGATGGGCAGATGATTCATCATTACATGGGTACATCTACTTTCGCTAACTATACGGTGCTGCCGGAAATTGCCTTAGCAAAGATCCGCGAAGACGCGCCGTTTGAGAAGGTTTGTTACATTGGCTGTGGCGTGACTACTGGTATTGGTGCAGTCATTAATACAGCCAAGGTGGAACCAGGAGCAAATGTGGTGGTTTTCGGTTTGGGTGGTATTGGTTTAAATGTCATCCAAGGGGCGCGGATGGTGGGAGCAAATATGATTATTGGGGTGGATATTAATCCCAGCAAACGCGCTTTAGCAGAAAAGTTTGGCATGACGCACTTTGTCAATCCCCAAGAAGTAGAGGGTGATTTAGTTCCCTACCTGGTTGATTTAACAAAAGGCGGTGCTGATTATAGTTTTGAATGTATTGGTAATGTGAAAGTAATGCGTCAGGCATTAGAATGTTGCCACAAAGGTTGGGGCGTTAGTGTAATTATTGGTGTTGCTGGTGCTGGAGAGGAAATTAGTACTCGTCCTTTTCAATTAGTAACTGGAAGGGTTTGGAAAGGTACGGCATTCGGTGGCGCTAAAGGGCGTACAGATGTGCCAAAAATTGTTGATTGGTATATGGAAGGTAAGATAAATATTGATGATTTAATTACCCATATTATGCCCGTTGAGCAAATTAATCATGCTTTTGATTTGATGCACAAAGGTGAATCAGTTCGGAGCGTGGTGACTTTCTAA
- a CDS encoding ion transporter: MLLSRETTEFYLKDLETPLGQAINLTLAALVLVSSGIFVAETYNIPDYVRFQLNVADTAIAIIFLVEYSLRLWSAENKIKYIFSFYSIIDLMAILPLFLGIVDISYIRLLRWFRILRLIRFIDRKFLFASISTEDGMIFARILFTLFAIVFVYSGLIYQVEHPVNPEKYATFLDAFYFSVVTMTTVGFGDVIPISELGRLLTVLMIFTGIALIPWQVGDLIKQVVKTANQVETVCSNCGLAFHDVDAVFCKSCGSKLPSRKVN; the protein is encoded by the coding sequence ATGCTACTGAGTAGAGAAACAACAGAATTTTACTTAAAAGACTTGGAAACACCTTTAGGTCAAGCCATTAATTTAACACTTGCCGCTTTGGTGCTAGTTTCATCAGGAATTTTTGTGGCAGAAACTTATAATATTCCTGATTATGTCCGCTTTCAGTTGAACGTCGCTGATACTGCGATCGCCATCATTTTCCTCGTAGAATATTCACTCCGTCTATGGAGTGCGGAAAATAAAATTAAGTATATTTTTAGCTTTTATTCGATTATTGACTTAATGGCAATTTTACCATTGTTTTTAGGAATAGTGGATATCAGCTATATCCGCCTACTGCGATGGTTTCGGATTTTACGATTAATCAGATTTATAGATCGAAAATTTTTATTCGCCAGTATCAGCACTGAAGATGGCATGATTTTCGCGCGAATATTATTTACATTATTTGCAATTGTTTTTGTTTACTCTGGCTTAATTTATCAAGTCGAACATCCGGTTAATCCTGAAAAATATGCTACGTTTTTGGATGCATTTTATTTCTCTGTTGTCACAATGACAACTGTAGGATTTGGCGATGTGATTCCTATTTCTGAATTAGGACGCTTGCTAACAGTACTGATGATTTTTACGGGAATTGCGCTGATTCCTTGGCAAGTGGGGGATTTGATTAAGCAAGTGGTGAAAACAGCTAATCAGGTAGAAACAGTGTGTTCAAATTGTGGTTTGGCTTTTCACGATGTCGATGCTGTGTTTTGTAAAAGCTGTGGAAGTAAGTTACCTAGTCGAAAGGTTAATTGA
- the glgP gene encoding alpha-glucan family phosphorylase, with product MVNSSAITPARRLSEKLPLPLKRLADLAYNYWWSWSGDRVSLFQTIDPQEWERCGHNPVAILESASYERLTQLAEDPFYLKQISALAREFDQYIKQQDTWVSRVAPQVSKDHPIAYFCAEFGIHESLPVYSGGLGILAGDHLKSSSDLGVPMVGVGLLYRQGYFRQRLNRHGWQEDYYIDNPFQQMPLELIKDDQGEAVTIQLQVRQRLVKVQIWRVLVGRVTLYLLDSDRNDNDPIDRWLTGHLYGGNLETRIAQEVVLGIGGVRALDALGIQPSVYHLNEGHAAFCTLEIARLEIERTGKSFYDIEAKVRNSCVFTTHTPVPAGHDVFSPDLIDSFFASYWPQLRLSREQFLALGARRLGDPWEPFGMTVLALRMCRACNGVSELHGQVSRKMWTVLYPQRSEDTVPIGYITNGVHAPTWTAPLLADLYNEYLGEDWKTRAVDPKMWAKVDEIPDEELWSRHLILKERLIAFTRYKVKKSRELRGENQQLIQATDSLLDPNVLTIGFARRFSPYKRGDLILRDAQRALKIFGNAQRPVQIIFAGKAHPADEEGKRIIQRLMEWCHNSGIINRVAFIEDYDIYTGQKLVQGVDVWLNNPRRPLEASGTSGQKVCFNGGLNCSVLDGWWCEGYQAGKDGKGINGWAIGEDAHTSDQELQDRIDSRSLYQLLEEEIVPLYYDQDAQGIPHRWVQMMKTSIKTNAPLFNTDRMIADYVSQVYVPEISKTVEPILAKVLL from the coding sequence ATGGTTAACAGCAGTGCAATCACCCCAGCACGACGCTTGAGTGAAAAGTTACCTTTACCGCTCAAACGTTTAGCAGATTTGGCTTATAACTATTGGTGGAGTTGGAGTGGCGATCGCGTTTCTTTATTCCAAACCATCGATCCCCAAGAATGGGAACGCTGTGGGCATAATCCAGTGGCGATTTTAGAGTCGGCAAGCTACGAGCGTCTTACCCAATTAGCAGAAGATCCATTCTACCTCAAGCAGATATCCGCCCTGGCGCGTGAGTTTGACCAATATATTAAACAGCAAGATACTTGGGTCAGTCGAGTTGCACCGCAAGTATCCAAAGACCACCCCATTGCCTATTTTTGCGCGGAATTTGGCATTCACGAATCCCTACCCGTTTACTCTGGTGGCTTGGGGATTCTGGCTGGGGATCACCTGAAATCATCATCGGATTTAGGTGTACCGATGGTTGGTGTGGGCTTGTTGTATCGCCAAGGTTATTTTCGGCAACGCTTGAACCGCCACGGTTGGCAAGAAGATTATTATATCGACAACCCCTTCCAGCAAATGCCCCTAGAGTTAATTAAAGATGACCAAGGGGAAGCGGTGACTATCCAGCTACAAGTCCGCCAGCGGTTGGTAAAAGTGCAAATTTGGCGAGTGCTAGTCGGGCGAGTGACATTATATTTATTAGATAGCGATCGCAACGATAACGATCCCATTGACCGCTGGCTAACAGGACACCTATATGGCGGTAACTTAGAAACCCGCATCGCCCAAGAAGTTGTCTTGGGTATTGGTGGTGTCCGGGCTTTGGACGCCTTGGGAATTCAACCTTCTGTCTATCACCTCAACGAAGGACACGCTGCATTTTGCACCTTGGAAATTGCCCGCTTAGAAATTGAGCGCACTGGCAAATCCTTCTACGACATCGAAGCCAAGGTGCGAAACAGCTGTGTATTCACCACCCATACCCCCGTTCCCGCCGGTCATGATGTCTTCTCACCCGATTTAATTGACTCCTTCTTTGCTAGCTATTGGCCGCAATTGCGACTTTCCCGCGAGCAATTTTTGGCATTGGGTGCAAGGCGACTGGGCGACCCTTGGGAACCGTTTGGGATGACCGTTTTGGCGCTGCGGATGTGTCGGGCTTGTAATGGCGTCAGTGAATTGCACGGTCAAGTTTCCCGTAAGATGTGGACAGTTCTTTATCCGCAGCGATCGGAAGACACAGTACCAATTGGTTATATTACCAATGGCGTTCATGCACCGACTTGGACTGCACCCCTGTTGGCTGACTTATATAACGAGTATCTGGGAGAAGACTGGAAAACTCGTGCTGTCGATCCCAAGATGTGGGCTAAAGTTGACGAAATTCCCGATGAGGAACTGTGGTCACGACATCTTATTCTCAAAGAACGATTGATTGCTTTCACTCGTTATAAGGTAAAGAAATCACGGGAATTGCGTGGTGAAAATCAGCAACTCATTCAAGCAACTGACAGCTTACTCGATCCCAATGTATTAACCATTGGATTTGCCAGACGCTTCAGCCCTTACAAACGCGGGGATCTGATTTTGCGCGACGCCCAACGGGCATTAAAGATTTTTGGTAATGCTCAACGTCCAGTACAAATTATCTTTGCAGGAAAAGCCCACCCAGCAGATGAAGAAGGCAAGCGGATTATCCAGCGGTTAATGGAATGGTGTCACAATTCCGGCATTATTAACCGAGTCGCCTTTATTGAAGATTACGACATTTACACTGGACAAAAATTGGTGCAAGGTGTGGATGTTTGGTTGAATAATCCCCGTCGTCCCTTGGAAGCTTCTGGTACAAGCGGGCAAAAAGTCTGCTTCAACGGTGGTCTTAATTGCAGCGTTCTGGATGGCTGGTGGTGCGAAGGTTACCAAGCCGGCAAGGATGGTAAAGGAATTAACGGTTGGGCAATTGGTGAAGATGCTCATACTAGCGACCAAGAATTGCAAGATCGGATTGATTCGCGATCGCTTTATCAGTTGTTAGAAGAAGAAATCGTTCCTTTATACTATGACCAAGACGCTCAAGGTATTCCCCACCGCTGGGTGCAGATGATGAAAACGTCGATTAAGACAAATGCGCCGTTATTCAACACCGACAGAATGATTGCTGACTACGTTTCACAAGTGTATGTCCCAGAAATTTCTAAAACTGTGGAACCGATTTTAGCGAAAGTTTTGCTTTAA
- the fghA gene encoding S-formylglutathione hydrolase: MSNLNLISEYKSFGGKVGFYSHSSSSCNGEMRFSIYQPPQATKQSVPILYFLSGLTCTEENFMVKAGGVQRFAAEYGLILVVPDTSPRNTGIPGEDDDWDFGTGAGFYVDATEEPWRQYYQMYSYVVEELPALITANFPGKADKQGIFGHSMGGHGALVCAMRNPKLYKSVSAFAPITAPMRSPWGQKIFNAYLGSNQESWRAYDASELVKKVGYHSSILIDQGTTDKFLAEELFPEVFEQACADVKQPLQLRYQEGYDHGYYFISSFIEDHIRHHAIALL; this comes from the coding sequence ATGTCTAACCTCAACCTGATTTCAGAATATAAAAGCTTTGGTGGTAAAGTCGGCTTTTACAGTCATTCCTCCTCAAGCTGTAACGGTGAAATGCGCTTTTCCATCTATCAACCACCACAAGCAACTAAACAATCTGTGCCAATTCTCTATTTTCTCTCTGGTTTGACTTGCACAGAAGAGAATTTTATGGTGAAGGCGGGAGGAGTGCAGCGCTTTGCAGCTGAGTATGGTTTGATACTGGTTGTACCAGACACCAGCCCGCGGAATACTGGTATTCCAGGTGAGGATGATGATTGGGACTTTGGCACTGGTGCAGGGTTTTATGTTGATGCGACTGAGGAACCGTGGCGCCAATACTACCAAATGTATAGTTATGTTGTTGAGGAATTACCTGCTTTAATTACTGCAAACTTCCCAGGTAAAGCTGATAAACAAGGTATTTTCGGTCATTCAATGGGGGGACATGGGGCGTTAGTCTGTGCAATGAGAAATCCAAAACTCTACAAATCAGTATCAGCTTTTGCACCTATCACTGCACCTATGCGTTCTCCTTGGGGTCAAAAGATTTTCAATGCTTATCTTGGCAGCAATCAAGAAAGTTGGCGGGCTTATGATGCTAGTGAATTAGTTAAAAAAGTAGGATATCACAGTTCGATTCTCATTGACCAAGGCACGACCGATAAATTTTTAGCTGAGGAATTATTCCCAGAAGTGTTTGAACAAGCTTGTGCAGATGTTAAGCAGCCGCTACAGTTACGTTACCAAGAAGGCTATGACCACGGTTATTATTTCATCTCTAGTTTTATTGAAGATCATATTCGCCACCATGCGATCGCTTTATTATAG